Proteins from a genomic interval of Hypomesus transpacificus isolate Combined female unplaced genomic scaffold, fHypTra1 scaffold_84, whole genome shotgun sequence:
- the eif2b1 gene encoding translation initiation factor eIF-2B subunit alpha — protein MNEAELVEYFRTQMKTDPDMASAVAAIRTLLEFLKRDKGETIQGLRESLKGATACLTAVDSSVAVSSGGELFLRFISLTSLEHQDLSRCKKVMEERGELFLEKISLSRSKVAKLCHTFIKDGAKILTHSSSRVVLRVLEKAAAEKKRFSVYVTESQPDTAGWQMADALRKLNVPVTVVLDAAVGYVLEKVDLVIVGAEGVVESGGIINKIGTYQMALCSKAHNKPFYVVAESFKFVRLYPLNQQDVPDRFKYKADTLRTVQNLSEEHPMTDYTPPSLITLLFTDLGVLTPSAVSDELIKLYL, from the exons ATGAACGAAGCAG AGTTGGTGGAGTACTTTAGGACTCAGATGAAGACAGACCCAGACATGGCTTCTGCCGTAGCTGCCATACGAACCTTATTGGAGTTTCTGAAGAGAGACAAAG GAGAGACGATCCAGGGTCTCAGGGAGAGTTTGAAGGGGGCGACAGCCTGCCTGACTGCGGTGGACTCTTCCGTGGCTGTGTCCTCTGGCGGCGAACTGTTCCTCCGCTTCATCAGCCTGACGTCTCTGGAACACCAG GATCTGTCACGCTGCAAgaaggtgatggaggagagaggagagctgttCTTAGAGAAGATCTCGCTATCCAGAAGCAAGGTGGCCAAACTCTGCCACACGTTCATCAAAGACGGGGCG AAAATCCTGAcccactcctcctccagggtggtgctgagggtgctggaGAAGGCTGCGGCTGAGAAGAAGCGCTTCTCTGTCTATGTCACAGAGTCCCAGCCAGACACTGCAGg GTGGCAGATGGCAGATGCCTTGAGAAAACTCAACGTTCCTGTGACTGTAGTTCTAGATGCTGCCGTGGG GTATGTCTTAGAGAAGGTGGACCTGGTCATCGTCGGTGCAGAAGGAGTCGTGGAGAGCGGAGGCATCATCAACAAA ATTGGCACCTATCAGATGGCTCTGTGCTCCAAAGCCCACAACAAGCCCTTCTACGTCGTAGCGGAGAGCTTCAAGTTCGTCCGCCTGTATCCCCTCAACCAGCAAGACGTCCCAGACAGATTCAAG TACAAGGCAGACACACTGAGGACCGTCCAGAACCTGTCGGAGGAGCACCCTATGACTGACTACACCCCGCCCTCCCTCATCACCCTCCTCTTCACCGACCTGGGGGTCCTCACCCCCTCCGCTGTCAGTGACGAACTCATCAAGCTTTATTTATAA
- the ddx55 gene encoding ATP-dependent RNA helicase DDX55, giving the protein MENTTDGKWDSLPVKLNDSIMETLDELGFTFMTPVQSACIPLFMCNKDVAAEAVTGSGKTLAFVIPIIEILLKREEKLKKLQVGALVITPTRELALQISEVIGQFIQKFPQFKQILLIGGSNPIDDVEKFKEQGANIVIATPGRLEDMFRRKADGLDLASSVKSLDVLVLDEADRLLDMGFEASLNTILGLLPKQRRTGLFSATQTQELEKLVRAGLRNPVRIAVKEKGVAATSMQKTPARLCNYYTICRTEDKFNNLVAFLRQHKHEKQLVFVSTCACVEYFGRALEALIKNVTIYCIHGKMKHKRNKIFADFRTMKSGIVVCTDVMARGIDIPEVNWVLQYDPPSSASAFVHRCGRTARIGNQGNALVFLLPMEESYVNFLSINQKCPLQRMAPVRDVVDVLPKVKVMAQADRAMFDRGMRAFVSYVQGYAKHECSLIFRVKDLDFALLARGFALLRMPKMPELKGRHFPEFGETTLDTNTIRYKDKNREKLRQKMLAELKERTPAPRKKFIKNTAWSKQKNKKDRRRKTAAKRKLQEGPDVDDEDMKELLNDTRLLKKLKKGQISEEDFEKQVTVGQKSHRKTPGPSQEEESK; this is encoded by the exons ATGGAAAACACCACTGATGGAAAATGGGATAGTTTACCTGTTAAACTGAACGACAGCATAATGGAAACCCTCGACGAGTTAGGGTTTACTTTTATGACACCTGTTCAG TCTGCCTGTATTCCGCTCTTCATGTGCAATAAAGATGTCGCTGCCGAGGCG GTGACTGGAAGTGGGAAGACACTCGCTTTTGTTATTCCTATTATAGAAATTCTTCTAAAGCGAGAAGAGAAACTGAAGAAATTGCAG GTTGGTGCATTGGTCATCACCCCGACCCGAGAACTAGCCCTTCAGATCAGCGAGGTGATAGGGCAGTTCATCCAGAAATTTCCACAATTCAA ACAGATTTTGTTGATAGGTGGAAGCAACCCTATTGATGACGTGGAAAAGTTCAAGGAACAGGG GGCCAACATAGTGATTGCAACTCCGGGTCGACTGGAAGACATGTTCCGTAGAAAAGCCGATGGTTTGGACCTGGCCAGCTCCGTAAAGAGCCTGGACGTTCTGGTGCTGGATGAGGCAGACAGACTGCTGGATATGGGCTTCGAGGCCAG CCTGAACACCATCCTGGGCCTGCTGCCGAAGCAGAGACGAACAGGCCTCTTTTCGGCCACTCAGacccaggagctggagaagctaGTGAGAGCCGGCCTCAGGAACCCCGTACGCATCGCCGTGAAGGAGAAGGGCGTGGCGGCCACCAGCATGCAGAAAACCCCTGCCAGGCTCTGTAATTACTACACC ATCTGTAGAACGGAGGACAAGTTTAACAACCTGGTAGCGTTTCTACGACAACACAAGCACGAGAAGCAGCTGGTTTTTGTTAG TACCTGTGCTTGTGTGGAGTACTTTGGCAGAGCCCTGGAGGCCCTCATTAAGAATGTCACCATCTACTGCATTCATGGCAAAATGAAGCACAAACGCAACAAGATCTTTGCAGACTTTCGAACGATGAAAAG CGGAATTGTCGTGTGTACCGATGTGATGGCCAGAGGCATTGATATCCCAGAAGTCAACTGGGTACTGCAGTATGACCCTCCAAGTAGTGCAAG tGCCTTCGTGCATCGGTGCGGACGCACAGCGCGTATTGGTAACCAAGGCAACGCCCTCGTTTTCCTCCTTCCGATGGAGGAGTCGTATGTCAACTTCCTGTCCATCAATCAGAAA TGCCCCCTGCAGAGGATGGCACCTGTCAGAGACGTGGTGGACGTGCTGCCCAAGGTGAAAGTCATGGCGCAGGCTGACCGCGCCATGTTTGACAGAGGCATGAGAGCCTTCGTTTCCTACGTCCAGGGCTACGCCAAACACGAGTGCAGCCTGATCTTCAGGGTCAAAG ATCTGGACTTTGCCTTGCTGGCCCGTGGTTTCGCCCTCCTACGCATGCCCAAGATGCCTGAACTGAAGGGCAGGCATTTCCCAGAGTTCGGTGAGACCACCCTCGACACAAACACCATCCGCTACAAGGACAAGAACAGGGAGAAACTAAGGCAGAAGATGCTGGCAGAGCTGAAGGAGAGGACACCTGCGCCTAGGAAGAAGTTCATCAagaacactgcctggtccaaaCAGAAGAACAAGAAGGACCGCAGGAGAAAGACGGCTGCCAAAAGAAAACTTCAAGAG GGCCCAGATGTAGACGACGAGGACATGAAGGAGCTGTTGAACGACACCCGTCTGCTCAAGAAACTGAAGAAAGGACAGATTAGCGAAGAGGACTTTGAAAAGCAGGTGACAGTTGGGCAGAAGAGTCACCGCAAGACTCCAGGACCctcacaggaagaggagagcaaaTGA